From a region of the Nitrospira sp. genome:
- a CDS encoding response regulator has translation MAILIVDDSPDERLLLHHILKNAGYRDLITISSARDAFTQLDLDHAGTNGVKVDLILMDIKMPDMDGVEACRRIKAIDAFAQVPIIVVTARNQKDFLQAAFDAGAADYVRKPVEPVELLARVKSAIKLKQETEARKSWEQEVTKTITELDHTLRHMVALQQLIPVCPSCRTSHPSQISQAALDEYVQTHPETKFRDLTCPACAGT, from the coding sequence GTGGCCATTTTGATTGTCGACGACTCTCCCGACGAGCGTCTGCTGCTTCACCATATCCTGAAGAATGCAGGCTATCGGGACTTGATCACCATCTCGTCAGCGCGTGATGCCTTCACCCAGCTGGACCTGGATCATGCCGGCACCAACGGCGTCAAGGTCGATCTGATTCTGATGGACATCAAGATGCCGGATATGGACGGAGTCGAGGCCTGTCGCCGCATCAAGGCGATCGATGCGTTCGCACAGGTCCCCATCATCGTGGTGACGGCACGGAATCAAAAGGACTTCTTACAGGCGGCGTTCGACGCCGGTGCGGCAGACTACGTCAGAAAACCGGTCGAACCGGTCGAGCTCTTGGCCAGAGTCAAATCGGCGATCAAACTCAAACAGGAGACCGAGGCGAGAAAAAGCTGGGAGCAAGAAGTCACCAAAACGATCACCGAACTAGACCACACACTGCGCCACATGGTGGCCTTACAACAATTGATCCCTGTCTGTCCGTCTTGCAGGACATCTCACCCTTCGCAGATTTCTCAAGCCGCACTCGACGAATATGTCCAGACTCACCCCGAGACGAAATTCCGCGACCTCACCTGCCCCGCTTGCGCAGGGACCTGA
- a CDS encoding sigma-54-dependent Fis family transcriptional regulator translates to MAASILIVDDEEAIRTSLRSILEDEGYEVVVAANGVEALKMCGTDPPDLMILDIWMPVMDGLETLRRVKEFVPTTQVMMISGHGSIETAVKAIKLGAYDYIEKPLSLENVTLRVKHALEQYRLAQENRSLRTKVQQKFELVGYSQVMQRLRELIETAGPTNSRVLIGGENGTGKELVARAIHVRSSRSDHPFVAVNCAAIPETLIESELFGHEKGSFTGATSMKRGQFEQADGGTLFLDEIGDMSLNTQAKVLRALQEQQFTRVGGTKLMKVDVRVLAASNKDLEKEIGKGQFREDLYYRLNVVPIIVPPLRERREDIPALVQHFMKAHAEEQGLRMKEVSPEAMAVFQQYEWPGNIRELRNLIERLMIMVPGFVIEASQVAMSLQGRTAGVVPVASQAANPLLTKSFDSLRDARNAFEKEYISRKLREHHWNISRTAEDLKIERSHLHRKIKLLDVEMRPES, encoded by the coding sequence ATGGCGGCATCAATTCTGATAGTGGACGACGAGGAAGCGATTCGGACGTCTTTACGAAGCATCCTGGAGGACGAGGGGTATGAGGTTGTCGTGGCAGCCAATGGGGTGGAAGCGCTGAAGATGTGCGGTACTGATCCGCCGGATCTTATGATCCTCGATATTTGGATGCCTGTAATGGACGGACTGGAGACGCTGCGCCGTGTGAAAGAGTTTGTGCCCACCACGCAGGTCATGATGATTTCCGGGCATGGGTCCATTGAAACGGCGGTGAAAGCAATCAAGCTCGGCGCGTACGACTATATCGAGAAACCGTTGTCGCTGGAGAATGTCACGCTTCGCGTCAAGCATGCGCTGGAGCAGTACCGATTGGCGCAGGAGAATCGATCTTTACGGACGAAGGTCCAGCAAAAGTTCGAGTTGGTCGGCTACTCCCAGGTCATGCAGCGGCTGCGTGAACTCATCGAAACGGCAGGACCCACGAACAGCCGGGTACTGATCGGAGGCGAGAACGGGACCGGAAAAGAACTGGTCGCCCGCGCCATTCATGTGCGCAGCAGCAGATCGGATCATCCGTTCGTGGCCGTCAATTGCGCCGCGATTCCGGAGACCTTGATCGAGAGCGAATTATTCGGACACGAAAAAGGATCCTTCACCGGTGCCACGTCGATGAAGCGCGGCCAATTCGAGCAGGCTGACGGCGGCACGTTGTTTCTCGACGAAATCGGCGACATGAGTCTCAATACCCAAGCAAAGGTGTTACGGGCTTTGCAGGAGCAGCAGTTTACGCGGGTCGGCGGCACCAAGCTGATGAAGGTGGATGTGCGGGTGCTGGCGGCTTCCAATAAGGACTTGGAAAAAGAAATCGGCAAGGGCCAATTTCGAGAAGATTTGTACTATCGGCTCAACGTTGTTCCGATCATTGTGCCTCCGCTCCGCGAGCGCCGGGAGGATATTCCGGCTTTGGTGCAGCATTTCATGAAAGCACATGCCGAGGAACAAGGGTTGCGGATGAAAGAAGTTTCGCCGGAAGCGATGGCGGTGTTCCAGCAATACGAATGGCCCGGCAATATTCGTGAATTAAGGAATCTGATTGAGCGGCTGATGATCATGGTGCCGGGGTTTGTGATCGAGGCCTCGCAGGTTGCCATGTCGTTGCAAGGACGGACCGCCGGTGTCGTTCCCGTCGCCAGTCAAGCAGCGAATCCGCTCCTCACAAAATCCTTTGACTCACTCCGGGATGCGCGGAATGCGTTTGAAAAGGAGTACATCAGCCGCAAGCTTCGAGAGCATCATTGGAACATTTCACGGACCGCGGAGGACCTCAAGATCGAGCGAAGTCATCTCCACCGGAAGATCAAGTTGCTGGATGTGGAAATGCGGCCTGAGAGCTAG
- a CDS encoding HAMP domain-containing protein: MPEPNRPIRVLEPVSDAAGDVQPVALGSKSRNSSADIPKQPDRKKLHLRPVWIVLILLIPCLALTLYYWRIVVPGVDETGSFLPTTSYAFVLLLLNLDLIGFVVLTLLLSRNLIKAYFERRHKLVGSGFRTKLIAAFIGFSLIPTVLLAFVASGLVNKAVDVWFSEHIERVMKDSYEVARLQHAGHVALAVNSARAIAQELFREDMLTPVQRDLLIAAMARKRMEYGVAGIEVFSSKMETLTKALDSEVPAGVLDLPISQLVLQVINGKHEFTSVQEAQTGRLVRAAIPVASGIRQGELEGVVVVETYVPESLLTKMEGIGRQYAEYKQLKAMKNPIKAGAYLFVAVVTVLILFSATWFGFYVARGITVPIQRLAEATEAVAQGDLTVQIDAKATDEIGTLIASFNRMTQDLQGSKSKLEEANLTLRNTNVELDRRRAYIETVVDTIAAGLLSIDRSGMITTFNPSAERILGLAADRFRERPANDVFKEFGLDLFQTAYDRMLADERDNLDLEGQLDIQGKLITIGLKGSRMRDEGNKDLGFVLVFEDLTELIKAQKVAAWQEVAKRVAHEIKNPLTPIQLSAQRLRKKFFEKSPDLDRVFDDATNVIINEVGSLKEMLDEFSKFARLPVPQMTRQSLHDVLREVVTLYREAQKDIELKIELDEDLPPINFDREQLRRVFVNLLDNAVQAMNQKGRLWIATKYDTKRRRAVVTVADEGPGIAPEDQERLFVPYFTRKKTGTGLGLAIVRRIITDHEGQIQVGNNHPKGAVFTFDLPV, from the coding sequence ATGCCTGAGCCAAACCGTCCCATACGTGTGTTAGAGCCCGTCTCCGACGCGGCTGGTGATGTCCAACCTGTGGCTCTCGGCAGTAAATCGCGCAATTCTTCGGCTGACATCCCCAAGCAACCTGACCGCAAAAAACTCCACCTTCGCCCGGTCTGGATCGTCCTGATCCTTCTGATCCCCTGCTTGGCGCTCACGCTGTATTACTGGCGGATTGTCGTTCCGGGTGTCGACGAGACCGGCTCATTCTTGCCGACGACCAGTTATGCCTTCGTCCTTCTCCTGCTCAATTTGGATCTGATCGGATTCGTCGTTTTGACGCTCTTGCTGTCGAGGAACCTCATCAAGGCCTATTTCGAACGCCGCCACAAGCTCGTCGGGTCGGGGTTTCGGACAAAGCTCATCGCGGCATTTATCGGGTTCTCATTGATTCCCACCGTACTACTGGCATTCGTGGCGAGCGGCCTTGTGAACAAAGCGGTCGATGTGTGGTTCAGCGAGCACATCGAGAGGGTCATGAAAGACTCCTATGAGGTGGCTCGCCTTCAGCATGCGGGGCATGTCGCGCTCGCGGTCAACAGCGCACGGGCGATTGCGCAGGAATTGTTCCGCGAGGACATGCTGACCCCGGTGCAGCGCGATCTTCTGATTGCCGCGATGGCTCGAAAACGTATGGAATACGGTGTCGCAGGGATCGAGGTCTTTTCGAGCAAGATGGAGACACTCACAAAGGCGCTCGATAGTGAGGTTCCGGCCGGGGTGCTGGATCTGCCGATCAGTCAGCTGGTCTTACAAGTGATCAACGGCAAGCATGAATTTACCTCAGTTCAGGAGGCCCAAACAGGGAGGTTAGTGCGTGCGGCGATCCCTGTGGCCTCCGGAATCCGACAGGGCGAGTTGGAGGGGGTCGTCGTCGTTGAGACCTATGTCCCTGAATCGCTGCTGACCAAGATGGAGGGAATCGGCCGGCAATATGCGGAGTATAAGCAGCTCAAGGCGATGAAAAACCCGATCAAAGCCGGGGCCTATCTTTTCGTGGCTGTCGTGACGGTCTTGATCCTCTTCAGCGCGACATGGTTCGGGTTCTATGTGGCACGCGGTATTACCGTGCCGATTCAGCGGTTGGCGGAAGCAACGGAAGCTGTCGCCCAAGGCGACCTTACTGTGCAGATCGATGCCAAGGCGACCGATGAAATCGGGACGCTCATCGCGTCGTTTAACCGGATGACGCAGGATCTGCAGGGGAGTAAATCCAAGCTTGAGGAGGCCAACCTGACGCTCCGGAACACCAACGTCGAGCTGGATCGCCGCCGTGCCTATATTGAAACGGTCGTGGATACGATCGCCGCCGGTCTCCTGTCAATCGATAGGAGCGGAATGATTACCACATTCAATCCATCGGCCGAGCGTATTCTTGGGTTGGCCGCCGATCGGTTCAGAGAGCGCCCGGCCAATGATGTATTCAAAGAGTTCGGGCTTGACTTGTTCCAGACTGCCTATGATCGTATGTTGGCCGATGAGCGCGACAACTTGGATTTGGAAGGACAATTGGACATTCAGGGGAAGCTGATCACGATCGGCCTGAAAGGTTCCCGTATGCGGGATGAGGGGAATAAAGACCTGGGATTTGTGTTGGTCTTTGAAGATCTGACGGAGTTGATCAAGGCACAGAAAGTCGCCGCCTGGCAGGAAGTCGCGAAGCGCGTCGCCCATGAAATCAAGAATCCACTGACGCCCATTCAACTGTCGGCCCAGCGATTGCGGAAGAAGTTCTTCGAAAAGTCACCGGATCTTGACCGGGTGTTCGACGATGCGACGAACGTCATCATCAATGAAGTGGGAAGCCTGAAAGAGATGCTGGACGAATTCTCGAAATTCGCCCGTCTGCCTGTTCCGCAGATGACACGGCAATCTCTGCACGACGTACTGCGTGAAGTGGTCACGTTGTATCGCGAGGCACAGAAAGATATCGAGTTGAAGATCGAGCTTGATGAGGATCTGCCGCCCATTAATTTCGACCGGGAACAACTGAGGCGGGTGTTTGTCAATCTCCTCGACAACGCGGTGCAAGCCATGAATCAAAAGGGGAGGTTGTGGATCGCCACGAAATATGACACGAAACGACGACGCGCGGTGGTCACCGTGGCGGATGAAGGACCTGGAATTGCCCCTGAGGACCAGGAGCGCCTGTTCGTGCCCTACTTCACCCGTAAGAAAACCGGAACCGGGTTAGGGCTGGCGATCGTTCGCCGGATTATCACAGACCATGAAGGTCAGATCCAGGTCGGGAACAATCACCCCAAAGGAGCGGTATTTACGTTCGATCTGCCGGTGTAA
- a CDS encoding DUF1844 domain-containing protein, with the protein MVEEEQGFIIRDRRASGGTEASPTPQESKPAAVAQTEPSQTAPALPVTFSSFVISLGSSSLMLMGEQLDPQQAPIPVNLPQAKEIIDLLSVLEDKTKGNLTPEEQAVLRDMLYALRMKYVTLASPK; encoded by the coding sequence ATGGTTGAGGAGGAGCAGGGGTTCATCATTCGGGATCGGCGGGCGAGTGGAGGGACCGAGGCTTCGCCGACTCCACAAGAATCGAAACCTGCCGCTGTAGCACAGACCGAACCATCCCAGACGGCTCCGGCACTTCCCGTCACGTTTTCGTCCTTTGTGATCTCATTGGGCTCGTCGTCGCTCATGCTCATGGGCGAGCAACTGGATCCTCAGCAAGCGCCGATTCCCGTCAACCTCCCCCAAGCCAAAGAAATCATCGATCTGTTGTCCGTCTTGGAAGACAAGACCAAGGGCAATCTGACCCCTGAAGAGCAGGCGGTCCTGCGCGATATGCTCTATGCCCTTCGCATGAAGTATGTGACGCTGGCCTCGCCGAAGTAA
- the mazG gene encoding nucleoside triphosphate pyrophosphohydrolase produces MSTQFTKVVELMAALRAQDGCPWDRKQTHESLKPYLLEETYEVLETIDQRDKQKLREELGDVLLQVIFHSQIAAEAGTFTVDDVLDTLATKLIRRHPHVFGTSDQGGRATNSEQVLAQWEEIKRAEREAAGHTTSALAGVPKTLPALLRAYQIQARAARVGFDWPHSDAGLEQIIGKVLEEIGEVREALALNRASVNAGSDRQDSREEVEAELGDLLFSLVNLARFLKTNPEDALRRATNRFIDRFHLVEAQAEAKGRLLTDMTLAEMDELWEEAKRRLQSPQPDTTPQIGDRTL; encoded by the coding sequence ATGTCGACACAATTTACCAAAGTGGTTGAGCTCATGGCTGCGTTGCGCGCGCAAGACGGATGCCCCTGGGATCGGAAGCAAACCCATGAGTCACTGAAACCATACCTGCTTGAGGAAACGTACGAAGTCCTGGAGACGATCGATCAACGTGACAAGCAGAAGCTTCGAGAAGAACTTGGGGATGTTCTCTTGCAAGTCATCTTCCACAGCCAGATTGCCGCTGAGGCCGGGACGTTTACCGTTGACGATGTGCTCGACACGCTCGCCACAAAGTTGATCCGCAGACATCCCCATGTCTTCGGTACCAGCGACCAGGGAGGACGCGCGACGAATAGCGAGCAAGTCCTTGCCCAATGGGAGGAAATCAAGCGCGCTGAACGCGAAGCCGCCGGCCATACGACCTCAGCCTTAGCAGGAGTGCCGAAAACCTTGCCGGCATTGTTGCGGGCTTATCAGATTCAGGCCCGAGCGGCCCGAGTCGGCTTCGATTGGCCGCACAGCGATGCGGGTCTGGAACAGATCATTGGAAAAGTTCTCGAGGAAATTGGTGAAGTGCGTGAGGCGCTTGCGTTGAATCGAGCGAGCGTGAACGCGGGTTCCGATCGACAGGACTCCCGTGAGGAGGTTGAGGCTGAGCTGGGGGATCTGCTGTTCTCCCTGGTCAATCTCGCCCGCTTTCTCAAGACGAATCCTGAAGACGCGCTGCGCCGAGCAACGAATCGCTTCATCGATCGCTTCCATCTCGTGGAAGCACAAGCTGAAGCGAAAGGCCGGTTGTTGACGGACATGACATTAGCCGAGATGGATGAGCTCTGGGAGGAAGCCAAGCGCCGGTTGCAGAGCCCACAGCCAGATACCACACCGCAGATCGGCGATCGCACACTATGA
- a CDS encoding SEL1-like repeat protein has protein sequence MAKKGYPGLVVVPPSDRSILRRRLVRWGLLVIAVIWIISTVTVWPPTYNNTDCESGPDGEHLGNLSEKCSSPNQSATEAASHQEEFSLTQLSQAESLAGTPSSTPTPAPNFERSTTRPAPTQDSKTHSSVPSSASPDRTIATSGNQRSTANLSTGKSAPNPDVDAQLAEQGDAFAQYRLGRFYAQRHGPQAPESVTWYKKASNGLQRLAETGNGQAMYVLGVMYAYGRGVARNTEQARHWLTQAVERKITAAQPVLASLDEDQTSDPSRR, from the coding sequence ATGGCCAAGAAAGGCTATCCTGGACTTGTAGTCGTACCTCCCAGCGATCGGTCGATCTTACGACGTCGATTGGTTCGTTGGGGGCTCCTCGTTATCGCTGTGATCTGGATCATCTCGACCGTCACGGTATGGCCACCCACGTACAATAATACGGACTGTGAAAGCGGTCCCGACGGGGAACATTTGGGCAATCTCTCCGAGAAATGTAGCTCTCCGAACCAATCAGCCACAGAAGCAGCGTCTCATCAAGAAGAGTTTAGTCTGACGCAACTATCACAGGCCGAAAGTCTGGCTGGGACACCAAGCTCCACTCCTACGCCAGCTCCAAATTTCGAGAGGTCCACGACGCGGCCCGCTCCCACTCAAGACTCCAAAACCCACTCTTCCGTTCCATCAAGTGCCTCCCCGGATCGGACCATAGCGACTTCAGGCAATCAGAGATCAACGGCAAATCTATCGACCGGAAAATCGGCGCCGAATCCGGATGTTGATGCTCAACTCGCCGAACAGGGCGATGCATTTGCCCAATATCGTCTTGGACGTTTTTACGCGCAACGGCATGGACCGCAAGCACCCGAGTCCGTAACCTGGTACAAGAAAGCTTCTAACGGTCTCCAGCGCTTGGCCGAAACCGGCAACGGACAAGCGATGTACGTTCTTGGCGTCATGTATGCCTACGGACGCGGGGTGGCAAGAAATACGGAACAAGCGCGGCACTGGCTGACCCAGGCTGTTGAACGGAAGATTACCGCGGCTCAGCCGGTCCTCGCGAGTTTAGACGAGGATCAGACTTCTGATCCAAGCCGCAGATGA
- a CDS encoding cytochrome-b5 reductase, with translation MESVTRIKTKTPSPYKLTAVETDTHDTKTFRFELPTDATLDMLPGDFLYVHATINGKAVKRPYTPSSLPGTTGFFELTVKRYETGLVSKFLHDQGIGDSILISGPNPGGHWVDGMAKRVGFVAGGTGITPMISIIRWILTKKIDAELFLLFANKTESDIIFRREWERALRDYPNFHCHHVLEQPPLGWSGSTGRITPDILRRHLPAPDADTRIFLCGPPPMVDSLEATLKELGYPEQSVILP, from the coding sequence ATGGAATCTGTCACCCGGATCAAGACGAAAACGCCGAGTCCGTACAAGCTGACGGCCGTCGAGACCGACACCCATGACACAAAGACCTTCCGATTCGAACTCCCCACCGATGCGACGCTGGATATGCTGCCCGGCGACTTTCTCTACGTCCATGCGACGATCAACGGAAAAGCCGTTAAGCGGCCGTATACGCCGTCCTCGCTGCCCGGTACGACCGGCTTCTTCGAGCTGACCGTCAAGCGTTACGAAACCGGCCTCGTCTCCAAGTTTCTCCATGATCAGGGAATCGGAGACAGCATCCTCATAAGCGGACCGAACCCGGGCGGCCATTGGGTGGACGGCATGGCAAAACGGGTGGGATTCGTGGCCGGAGGCACCGGCATCACGCCGATGATTTCCATCATTCGCTGGATTCTTACCAAGAAGATCGATGCAGAGTTATTCCTACTCTTCGCCAATAAAACAGAATCGGACATTATCTTTCGACGGGAGTGGGAGCGAGCTCTCCGGGACTATCCGAACTTTCATTGCCACCACGTGTTGGAACAGCCCCCGCTCGGATGGTCGGGTAGCACGGGCCGAATTACCCCTGACATCCTGCGCCGACACCTTCCCGCTCCCGATGCCGACACCCGCATTTTCCTCTGCGGTCCCCCTCCGATGGTCGACTCTCTGGAAGCGACACTGAAAGAACTCGGTTATCCCGAGCAGTCCGTGATCCTTCCGTGA
- the hemG gene encoding protoporphyrinogen oxidase, whose amino-acid sequence MTRPRTVVIVGGGISGLATAFSLQEQAMKAGLPIRCTILESESSWGGKIVTHRVGEIVTEAGPDSFLSQKHAGLELCTKLGLADQLINTNETAKKACVLRGGQLHDLPEGLLSFVPKQLGVFLQSGLLTWAGLIRMGLEIAVPPGLRTGDESLADFLRRRFGPQAFERVLEPLMSGIYAGDAEQMSLRATFPRFFELEQQHGSVVRGMMETKKTSSLPSSGHPRRTMFISLKNGLGDLVNALMQRLAQQGVELRLGCRVEALRVRSHELGRWMYDLILHDGSALSAESVVLATPAYVSADLLRPLTPIAGGLLDMIPYASTATIAMAFPAQAVPEAIDGFGFIVPRIERRDLIAATWTSRKWPHRAPADQLLVRCYVGGVGREDILQLDDNALTAKVRTELSDICGIRAEPSYTEVNRWWKGMPQYTLGHLDRLAQLDAAVGRYPGLVLTGAGYRGVGIPDCISDGTAAAGRVMRDLLGGIGSDGRRTVDLDSA is encoded by the coding sequence GTGACTCGACCACGCACAGTCGTGATAGTGGGCGGCGGCATTTCCGGCCTGGCCACTGCTTTTTCACTGCAAGAGCAGGCGATGAAGGCCGGCCTTCCCATCCGCTGCACAATCCTCGAATCTGAATCATCCTGGGGCGGAAAAATCGTCACTCACCGGGTCGGCGAGATTGTGACGGAAGCCGGACCGGACTCCTTCCTCTCTCAAAAGCACGCCGGTCTTGAACTGTGCACGAAGTTGGGACTCGCCGATCAGCTCATCAATACCAATGAGACGGCCAAGAAGGCTTGTGTGTTGAGGGGTGGACAGTTGCACGATTTACCGGAGGGTCTGCTCTCATTTGTTCCAAAACAATTGGGAGTCTTTCTGCAAAGTGGACTGCTCACTTGGGCGGGGTTGATTCGCATGGGCCTTGAGATCGCCGTTCCGCCTGGTTTGCGCACAGGCGATGAGTCGTTGGCGGATTTCCTTCGCCGGCGGTTCGGCCCGCAAGCGTTTGAGCGAGTATTGGAGCCGCTCATGTCCGGGATCTATGCCGGAGATGCCGAGCAAATGAGCCTGCGAGCCACGTTCCCTCGGTTCTTTGAGCTGGAGCAGCAACATGGAAGTGTCGTTCGCGGCATGATGGAGACCAAGAAAACTTCTTCATTGCCTTCGTCAGGCCATCCACGGCGAACGATGTTCATCAGTCTGAAAAATGGACTGGGAGATCTCGTGAACGCTCTGATGCAACGGTTGGCGCAGCAGGGTGTGGAGCTTCGTTTGGGTTGCCGAGTCGAGGCCCTCAGGGTGAGATCTCATGAATTGGGCCGTTGGATGTACGACCTTATTCTTCACGATGGCTCAGCACTTTCCGCGGAAAGTGTGGTTCTCGCGACACCGGCGTATGTGTCAGCGGACCTGTTGCGTCCGTTGACGCCGATCGCCGGCGGATTGCTCGATATGATTCCCTATGCGTCCACTGCCACGATTGCCATGGCGTTTCCTGCCCAGGCCGTGCCTGAAGCGATTGACGGATTCGGGTTTATCGTGCCGCGGATCGAAAGGCGGGATTTGATCGCAGCAACCTGGACTTCACGCAAGTGGCCCCATCGTGCACCGGCCGACCAACTATTGGTGCGCTGCTATGTCGGCGGGGTAGGGCGTGAAGATATTCTGCAACTGGACGACAACGCCTTGACGGCGAAAGTACGTACCGAACTCAGTGACATATGCGGTATCAGAGCGGAGCCGAGTTACACAGAAGTCAATCGGTGGTGGAAGGGGATGCCGCAGTACACGCTTGGCCACCTCGACCGATTGGCGCAACTCGATGCGGCAGTGGGCCGCTATCCTGGACTCGTCCTCACAGGAGCCGGTTATCGTGGAGTCGGCATTCCCGATTGCATCTCCGACGGGACGGCCGCAGCCGGGCGGGTCATGCGGGATTTACTCGGTGGAATCGGCAGCGATGGTCGACGTACCGTGGATCTGGACTCAGCCTAA
- a CDS encoding ferrochelatase, with translation MPGTTHHTAILLMAMGGPDCLENVEPFLRDVRGGRPTPPELVEEIRERYRVTGGKSPAVGITQEVAKKLEQQLNRSGDGRYRVYVGLRHWHPFIRETYAELLKASPEQIIGVCMAPQQSSLSTGAYRRKVEEARAEWEDRTGVTYVGSWHRHPRLIEAIVDNIRQGLLAFPSDVRATVPVLFTAHSLPERIVAMKDPYPEEVKGTVESVTRLLGSQSTYFAYQSQGRSSEPWLGPTVEEMLDTICRSGHRHVLVAPIGFICDHVETLFDIDIELKQLAANKGMHLERMAMLNDSPALIETLREILTAHESSLCIPS, from the coding sequence ATGCCAGGTACGACACATCACACCGCGATTTTGCTCATGGCCATGGGCGGGCCCGATTGTCTGGAGAACGTCGAGCCGTTTCTGCGGGATGTCCGAGGGGGACGGCCGACGCCTCCCGAGTTGGTGGAGGAAATTCGTGAACGGTACCGAGTGACCGGTGGAAAATCCCCGGCCGTCGGCATCACCCAAGAGGTCGCAAAGAAACTGGAACAGCAACTGAATAGATCGGGTGATGGCCGATACCGCGTGTACGTCGGTTTGCGTCATTGGCATCCCTTTATCCGAGAGACATATGCCGAGTTGCTGAAAGCATCGCCGGAGCAGATCATTGGGGTGTGCATGGCTCCTCAACAATCCTCCCTGAGCACCGGAGCGTATCGGAGGAAAGTCGAAGAGGCTCGTGCTGAATGGGAGGATCGTACCGGCGTGACCTATGTCGGCAGCTGGCACCGGCATCCTCGGTTGATCGAGGCTATTGTGGACAATATCCGGCAAGGGCTTCTCGCATTTCCTTCGGATGTGCGAGCTACAGTACCGGTGCTGTTCACGGCCCATAGTCTTCCCGAACGGATTGTGGCGATGAAGGATCCGTATCCAGAGGAGGTCAAGGGCACGGTCGAATCTGTGACCCGGCTCTTGGGGAGCCAATCGACCTACTTCGCCTATCAAAGTCAGGGGCGGTCTTCAGAACCGTGGCTAGGGCCCACCGTGGAGGAGATGCTCGACACGATCTGCCGGTCAGGACACCGACATGTGTTGGTTGCGCCCATCGGGTTCATCTGTGACCACGTGGAAACTCTTTTTGATATCGACATTGAATTGAAGCAATTGGCGGCCAACAAAGGCATGCATCTCGAGCGCATGGCCATGCTGAACGACTCGCCCGCACTCATCGAGACGTTACGCGAGATCTTGACGGCCCACGAATCTTCTCTCTGCATTCCGTCGTGA
- the hemE gene encoding uroporphyrinogen decarboxylase: MNDRFLKACRRESVDCTPVWFMRQAGRYMAEYRTLRAKHSILEMCKTPELAAQVTLQPIERFPLDAAIIFADILLPLEPMGLSLEFAAGEGPVIHNPVRDRTAVDQLKVIDGDELDYVAEAIRQARRALNGRVPLIGFAGAPFTLASYAIEGGGSRNYLHTKQMMYGDPTAWHRLMDKFARVLTGYLRRQIKAGAQAIQLFDSWVGCLSVGDYTEYVMPHVQRIFEGLKREGVPMIHFGTGTTAILRQMREAGGDVIGIDWRIHLDEAWTMVGHDRAVQGNLDPLVLFAPLHEIERRVEDILRRAGGRPGHIFNLGHGILPTTPVDHVAATIDMVHKLSQR; the protein is encoded by the coding sequence ATGAACGACCGATTTCTCAAAGCGTGTCGCCGTGAATCCGTCGACTGCACACCCGTGTGGTTTATGCGTCAGGCCGGACGCTACATGGCCGAGTATCGGACGTTGCGCGCAAAACATTCGATCCTCGAGATGTGCAAAACCCCTGAGCTTGCGGCTCAGGTCACCCTTCAGCCGATTGAGCGATTTCCACTGGATGCCGCCATTATTTTTGCCGACATTCTTCTTCCGTTGGAGCCGATGGGACTCAGCCTCGAGTTTGCCGCTGGGGAGGGGCCGGTCATTCACAATCCGGTTCGCGACCGAACGGCGGTGGACCAGCTCAAAGTCATCGACGGGGACGAACTGGACTATGTTGCCGAAGCCATTCGGCAAGCGCGGCGCGCTCTCAACGGGCGAGTGCCTTTGATCGGTTTTGCCGGTGCGCCGTTTACGCTCGCGAGTTATGCGATTGAAGGCGGAGGCTCTCGCAACTATCTGCACACCAAGCAGATGATGTATGGGGATCCCACCGCATGGCATCGGCTCATGGACAAATTCGCGCGAGTACTCACCGGCTATCTCCGACGACAGATCAAAGCGGGGGCTCAGGCGATTCAGCTTTTTGATAGCTGGGTTGGGTGTCTCTCGGTGGGTGACTATACCGAGTATGTGATGCCGCACGTCCAGCGGATTTTCGAGGGTCTCAAGCGGGAAGGCGTTCCGATGATTCATTTCGGCACCGGCACGACCGCTATTCTTCGGCAGATGCGTGAAGCGGGGGGCGATGTCATCGGGATCGATTGGCGAATTCATCTGGACGAAGCCTGGACGATGGTCGGGCACGATCGTGCCGTGCAAGGCAACCTGGACCCGCTGGTGCTGTTCGCGCCGCTTCATGAAATCGAACGCCGGGTCGAGGATATTTTGCGTCGGGCTGGAGGGCGTCCCGGACACATCTTCAATCTCGGTCACGGGATCTTACCCACGACACCTGTCGATCATGTGGCCGCGACGATCGACATGGTGCACAAGCTCAGCCAACGGTGA